Proteins co-encoded in one Flavobacteriaceae bacterium MAR_2009_75 genomic window:
- a CDS encoding putative mRNA 3-end processing factor, which translates to MKKPLLEFTDQGIYCHPAKVYLDPWKPVNKAIISHGHADHSRWGHKQYITHDSNVPIIKHRLGDISVTGKKWGETFTINGVQFTLYPAGHIIGSSQIKVEYKGEIWVFTGDYKLEDDGVATPYELVKCHTFITECTFGLPAFLWRPQKEVFTDINEWWSQNKANGQTSVLFGYSLGKAQRLLKHLDPSIGKIFTHGAIENMTNVLRPLLDFPETERITRDTKKEEIRGNMVLAPPSAHGSTWIRKMVPYVTASASGWMAFRGARRRRAIDKGFVLSDHCDWPSLLTAIKNTGAEKVICTHGYTDIFSQYLRDLGYDARTEATQFEGENAELNVEPETSESA; encoded by the coding sequence ATGAAAAAACCCTTATTAGAATTTACGGATCAAGGTATTTACTGCCATCCTGCCAAGGTATATCTTGATCCTTGGAAACCTGTGAACAAAGCTATAATATCTCATGGCCATGCAGACCACAGCAGATGGGGCCACAAACAATATATAACCCACGATAGCAATGTACCTATTATAAAGCACCGGTTAGGCGACATTTCGGTAACAGGTAAAAAGTGGGGAGAAACGTTCACCATAAACGGAGTTCAGTTCACCCTTTACCCTGCCGGTCATATAATTGGCTCGTCTCAAATAAAAGTAGAATACAAAGGTGAAATCTGGGTGTTTACCGGTGATTACAAACTAGAAGATGACGGAGTCGCCACACCCTATGAACTTGTGAAGTGTCATACGTTTATCACCGAATGTACTTTTGGTCTGCCCGCATTTTTATGGCGACCACAAAAAGAAGTCTTTACCGACATTAATGAATGGTGGTCACAGAATAAAGCAAATGGGCAAACATCGGTACTTTTCGGTTATTCTTTAGGTAAGGCCCAGCGCCTATTAAAACATTTAGACCCCAGTATCGGAAAGATTTTCACCCACGGAGCCATTGAAAACATGACCAATGTACTTCGACCCTTGCTAGATTTTCCTGAAACCGAACGAATTACTCGCGACACAAAAAAGGAAGAAATTAGGGGTAACATGGTACTTGCGCCACCTTCTGCTCACGGTAGCACTTGGATTCGTAAAATGGTACCTTATGTTACCGCATCGGCCAGCGGATGGATGGCTTTCAGGGGTGCTCGACGTAGGCGAGCCATTGATAAGGGTTTTGTCTTGAGCGATCACTGCGATTGGCCCTCGCTGCTTACGGCAATAAAAAACACCGGTGCAGAAAAAGTGATATGCACTCATGGCTATACCGATATATTCTCCCAGTACTTACGCGATTTAGGTTATGATGCCCGTACCGAAGCTACCCAATTCGAAGGAGAAAATGCAGAACTGAATGTCGAACCAGAGACTTCAGAATCGGCATGA
- a CDS encoding D-fructose 1,6-bisphosphatase produces MTTRNRTLGEFIIENQDSFQYSSGELSKLINAIRLAAKVVNHEVNKAGLVDILGAAGETNIQGEDQQKLDVLANEKFIQTLTNREIVCGIASEEEDDFISINSNDNQHQNKYVVLIDPLDGSSNIDVNVSVGTIFSVYRRVTPVGTPVTLEDFLQPGKKQVAAGYVVYGTSTMLVYTTGDGVNGFTLNPAIGTFYLSHPNMQFPEDGKIYSVNEGNYIHFHQGVKDYIKYCQQEEGDRPYTSRYIGSLVSDFHRNMIKGGIYMYPKSSVTAEGKLRLLYECNPMAFLAEQANGLAIGGKNRIMDIQPTELHQRVPFFCGSKNMVKKLQEFLEKYH; encoded by the coding sequence ATGACCACAAGAAATCGCACCTTAGGTGAATTCATTATAGAAAATCAAGATTCTTTTCAATATTCCTCCGGCGAACTCTCTAAATTGATCAATGCCATTAGATTGGCGGCAAAAGTAGTAAACCATGAGGTAAACAAGGCCGGACTCGTTGATATTTTAGGAGCAGCTGGGGAAACTAATATTCAAGGCGAAGACCAACAAAAATTAGATGTTCTCGCAAATGAAAAGTTCATTCAGACATTGACCAATCGTGAGATAGTTTGCGGTATCGCCTCTGAAGAAGAAGACGATTTCATTTCTATAAACAGTAATGATAACCAGCACCAGAATAAGTATGTTGTGCTCATTGATCCACTAGATGGCTCATCGAACATCGACGTAAATGTATCGGTAGGTACTATTTTCTCTGTTTATAGAAGGGTGACCCCTGTTGGCACACCTGTTACTCTTGAAGATTTTCTGCAGCCCGGAAAAAAACAGGTCGCGGCAGGCTATGTGGTGTACGGCACCTCAACCATGTTGGTCTACACAACAGGTGACGGAGTAAATGGCTTTACGCTTAACCCGGCCATAGGCACCTTTTATCTCTCGCACCCCAATATGCAATTTCCCGAAGACGGAAAAATATATTCGGTTAACGAGGGCAACTACATTCACTTTCACCAAGGGGTTAAAGATTACATCAAGTACTGCCAACAAGAAGAGGGAGACAGGCCTTACACCTCACGTTATATCGGATCTTTGGTTTCAGATTTTCACCGCAATATGATTAAAGGTGGTATCTACATGTACCCCAAAAGCAGCGTGACAGCCGAAGGAAAGTTGCGGTTATTGTACGAGTGTAACCCTATGGCGTTTCTGGCGGAACAAGCCAACGGTTTGGCAATTGGCGGTAAAAATAGAATAATGGATATTCAGCCCACAGAATTACACCAACGTGTTCCCTTCTTCTGCGGAAGCAAAAATATGGTCAAAAAACTACAAGAATTTTTAGAGAAATATCACTAA
- a CDS encoding acetyltransferase (GNAT) family protein gives MDFSIRVAQEQDMVAVHKLIKELAVFEKEKNAVEVTVEDLVTDGFREPKLFHCFVGEKEGSVVGMALVYNRYSTWKGPVVHLEDLMVSEKVRGSGLGSALLSEVVKYAHGLGVKRISWEVLDWNEPAIKFYESKGANVMRDWDVVQLDEAGIQAFLNQIEN, from the coding sequence ATGGATTTTAGTATTCGAGTGGCCCAAGAGCAAGATATGGTAGCGGTGCATAAACTTATAAAAGAGTTAGCCGTTTTTGAAAAGGAAAAAAATGCGGTTGAAGTAACTGTTGAAGATTTAGTGACCGATGGCTTTAGAGAGCCTAAACTCTTTCACTGTTTTGTCGGTGAAAAAGAGGGTTCTGTAGTGGGTATGGCGTTAGTTTATAATCGATACTCTACTTGGAAGGGGCCTGTAGTGCACCTAGAAGATTTGATGGTTTCAGAAAAGGTGCGCGGAAGCGGACTGGGCAGTGCATTACTTTCGGAAGTGGTAAAATATGCCCATGGCTTAGGTGTAAAACGTATCAGTTGGGAAGTTCTAGACTGGAACGAACCTGCTATTAAATTCTACGAAAGTAAGGGAGCCAATGTAATGCGCGATTGGGATGTGGTTCAGCTCGATGAAGCGGGAATACAGGCTTTTTTGAACCAAATTGAAAACTAA
- a CDS encoding aspartate kinase, whose translation MRVFKFGGASVKDAAGVRNVVKVLQETGHENTLLVVSAMGKTTNAMEAIVNSYFNEKTVLPAAIQESIDYHEAILNDLFENSNHNVFDKVKHLFDEVKGFLAWNKSPKYNFVYDQIVGYGELISTTIISQYFNEIGIKCNWLDVRDFIKTDDSYRDVSVDWEQTQERVKAIDRSMLNITQGFLGSDENNFTTTLGREGSDYTAAILAYCLNADSVTIWKDVPGVLNADPRYFKETRLLNNISYREAIELAFYGASVIHPKTLQPLQQKEIPLHVKSFLNPKDQGTTVGKGVGIEPKVPCFIVKKNQVLMKLSSLDFSFIVEDSISELFKLLHDHKMKVDLIQNSAISFSVCVDNRFGRLQELLNLLKSRFKVVHHEGVSLYTIRHFDEKAIESLQNGHEILLEQRGKETVQLVVK comes from the coding sequence ATGCGTGTATTTAAATTCGGTGGGGCATCGGTGAAAGATGCGGCCGGTGTTAGAAATGTAGTTAAGGTTCTTCAAGAGACCGGACACGAAAATACCTTGTTAGTCGTTTCGGCTATGGGCAAGACAACCAATGCCATGGAGGCAATCGTCAATTCTTATTTTAATGAAAAAACGGTTTTACCTGCCGCCATTCAAGAAAGTATTGATTACCATGAGGCTATACTTAATGATCTTTTTGAGAATTCTAACCATAACGTCTTCGATAAGGTTAAACATCTGTTCGACGAAGTCAAGGGTTTTTTAGCTTGGAACAAATCACCGAAATACAATTTTGTCTACGATCAAATAGTAGGTTATGGTGAATTGATATCGACGACCATAATTAGTCAATACTTTAATGAGATAGGCATTAAATGTAATTGGCTCGATGTACGTGATTTTATTAAAACGGACGATAGTTATAGAGATGTATCCGTCGACTGGGAACAAACCCAAGAACGAGTTAAGGCGATAGATAGAAGTATGCTGAATATTACCCAAGGGTTTTTAGGTAGTGATGAAAACAACTTTACGACCACATTGGGGCGAGAAGGTTCAGATTATACCGCCGCTATTTTGGCCTACTGTCTCAATGCCGATTCTGTAACTATATGGAAAGACGTACCAGGCGTATTGAATGCAGATCCGAGATATTTTAAAGAGACCCGGCTTCTCAACAATATTTCGTACCGCGAGGCCATAGAACTCGCTTTTTATGGGGCTTCGGTGATACACCCCAAAACATTGCAGCCGCTTCAGCAAAAAGAAATTCCCTTACATGTTAAATCATTTTTGAATCCAAAGGATCAAGGTACTACGGTCGGTAAAGGAGTGGGTATAGAGCCGAAGGTGCCGTGTTTTATCGTTAAGAAAAATCAAGTGCTGATGAAACTCTCATCTCTTGATTTTAGCTTTATCGTAGAAGATAGTATAAGCGAGCTGTTCAAGCTTTTGCACGACCATAAGATGAAGGTCGATCTTATTCAAAATTCAGCCATCAGTTTTTCGGTCTGCGTAGACAATCGATTTGGTAGACTTCAAGAATTACTAAACTTATTGAAAAGTCGCTTCAAGGTAGTTCACCACGAAGGAGTATCATTATACACCATTAGACACTTTGATGAGAAAGCTATCGAATCACTTCAAAACGGACACGAAATTTTATTGGAGCAACGTGGAAAAGAAACGGTACAGCTCGTAGTAAAGTAG
- a CDS encoding putative hemolysin, producing the protein MGLVTAKEVATATNLDRFGFLGTFMAWILMKVTKITNMNRRYDKLSHLDGEKFLDAVLEQYEIDYEIPEEDLKRIPKAGPFITVSNHPLGGMDGIVLLKIMLQHRSDYKVMANFLLQRFEPLAQYIFPVNPFENHKEAKSSMAGFKNAMLHVRGGYPLGIFPAGEVSTRKEGKLVIDKAWEETAIKLIRKAEVPVVPIYFHARNSKLFYRLSKISDVFRTAKLPSEVYSQYRRPIKIRIGQPISVATQKEQLTMEEYTALLRRKTYILANAYEKERLFDQLPTSLKLPKQPRKIARPVRSELIQAEIEKLVEKDRRLLQSKNYEVFLAPAKEMPFTLQEIGRQREITFREIGEGTNNSIDIDQFDAYYHHMFLWDNEAKVIAGAYRMGLGNEIFSKYGIDGFYLQDLFRFDSELFGMMSQSIEMGRAYIMKEYQQKPMPLFLLWKGIVHTTLRYPEHKYLIGGVSISNQFSNFSKSLMIEFMKSNYWDPYVAQYVRPKKEFKVKLKDADKEFVFDETQADLNKFDRLIDEVEPGNLRLPVLIKKYIKQNAKVVAFNVDPLFNNAIDGLMYIRIADLPESTVKPVMEEFQAELERKLSEGQPTNSQ; encoded by the coding sequence ATGGGATTAGTGACCGCAAAAGAGGTGGCTACGGCAACCAATCTTGATAGGTTTGGGTTTTTGGGAACATTTATGGCGTGGATCTTAATGAAGGTCACCAAAATAACTAACATGAACCGGCGGTACGATAAGCTGAGTCATCTTGATGGTGAGAAGTTTCTTGATGCGGTTCTAGAGCAGTACGAAATCGATTATGAAATTCCCGAAGAAGATTTAAAACGTATACCAAAAGCGGGCCCGTTCATTACGGTGAGCAATCATCCCTTGGGTGGCATGGATGGTATCGTTCTCTTGAAGATAATGCTTCAGCATCGATCAGATTATAAAGTAATGGCCAACTTTTTGTTGCAAAGGTTTGAGCCGTTGGCCCAGTATATATTTCCTGTAAACCCCTTTGAAAACCATAAAGAAGCCAAGAGCAGCATGGCGGGCTTCAAGAATGCTATGTTGCATGTGCGTGGCGGTTACCCTTTAGGTATATTCCCGGCAGGGGAGGTGTCGACCCGAAAAGAAGGCAAGCTCGTTATTGATAAAGCTTGGGAAGAAACAGCAATTAAATTGATACGTAAGGCCGAAGTGCCCGTTGTGCCTATTTATTTTCATGCACGTAATAGCAAACTTTTTTATCGATTGTCGAAAATAAGTGATGTGTTCCGAACGGCAAAATTGCCTTCTGAGGTGTATTCACAATATAGAAGGCCCATCAAGATACGTATTGGCCAACCTATTTCTGTGGCAACCCAGAAAGAGCAACTTACTATGGAGGAGTATACCGCTCTTCTTCGTAGAAAGACATACATATTGGCCAATGCCTACGAGAAAGAGCGTTTGTTCGATCAGTTGCCCACAAGTTTAAAATTGCCCAAACAACCTCGAAAAATTGCACGACCTGTACGTTCTGAGCTCATACAGGCCGAGATTGAGAAGCTTGTAGAAAAAGATAGGCGTTTACTTCAAAGCAAGAACTATGAAGTGTTTTTGGCTCCTGCGAAAGAAATGCCCTTTACCTTACAAGAAATTGGTAGACAGCGAGAAATTACCTTTCGAGAGATAGGGGAGGGAACCAATAATTCTATAGATATTGACCAGTTCGACGCCTATTATCACCATATGTTTTTATGGGATAATGAGGCCAAAGTAATTGCCGGGGCTTACCGCATGGGACTCGGTAACGAAATTTTTTCAAAGTACGGTATAGATGGTTTTTACCTGCAAGACCTTTTCAGGTTTGACTCTGAACTTTTCGGAATGATGAGCCAATCGATAGAAATGGGTAGGGCTTATATTATGAAAGAATACCAGCAAAAACCTATGCCCTTGTTTTTACTTTGGAAAGGCATTGTACATACCACTCTTAGGTATCCTGAGCATAAATATCTAATTGGTGGGGTAAGTATAAGTAACCAATTCTCTAACTTTTCTAAATCGTTGATGATCGAATTTATGAAAAGTAATTATTGGGATCCATATGTGGCGCAATATGTAAGGCCCAAAAAGGAGTTTAAAGTGAAATTGAAAGATGCGGATAAAGAATTTGTGTTCGACGAAACCCAGGCCGATTTAAATAAGTTTGACCGATTGATCGATGAAGTAGAACCTGGTAATTTGAGATTGCCCGTACTGATCAAAAAATACATTAAACAAAATGCTAAAGTGGTGGCTTTCAATGTAGATCCATTATTCAATAATGCGATTGATGGGTTGATGTACATTCGAATTGCAGATTTACCCGAAAGTACCGTGAAACCGGTAATGGAAGAATTTCAGGCAGAGCTTGAACGAAAACTTAGTGAGGGCCAGCCAACCAACTCTCAATAG
- a CDS encoding phosphinothricin acetyltransferase yields the protein MEVVPMKPEHWKMVSTIYAEGIATGFATFETQIPTFDSWDAGHLKQCRFVAIENNNILGWSALSPVSGRCVYGGVAEVSVYVSSSARKKGVGKKLMKALIEASEKAGIWSLQSGIFPENQASVELHKKMGFRHIGKRERIGKLHGVWKDNLLYERRSKVVGAD from the coding sequence ATGGAGGTTGTTCCAATGAAACCTGAGCACTGGAAAATGGTCTCTACCATTTATGCTGAGGGTATTGCAACTGGCTTTGCCACTTTCGAGACTCAAATACCCACGTTCGATAGTTGGGATGCCGGTCACCTCAAACAATGCAGATTCGTGGCTATAGAAAATAATAATATTCTGGGGTGGTCTGCTCTATCTCCCGTTTCTGGTCGATGCGTATACGGCGGTGTTGCCGAAGTAAGTGTGTATGTCAGTTCATCGGCCCGTAAAAAGGGAGTAGGCAAAAAACTAATGAAAGCCTTGATCGAGGCAAGCGAAAAAGCAGGTATTTGGTCACTGCAATCCGGTATCTTTCCCGAAAACCAAGCCAGCGTTGAACTGCACAAGAAAATGGGGTTTCGCCATATAGGTAAGCGTGAACGTATTGGTAAACTACATGGCGTTTGGAAAGACAATCTTCTTTACGAAAGAAGAAGTAAAGTGGTAGGTGCAGACTAA
- a CDS encoding catechol 2,3-dioxygenase-like lactoylglutathione lyase family enzyme, with protein MKKRVTGLGGFFYKTKNPDQIKDWYKNHLGLNTDKYGCTFWWKDEKGNDCSTQWSPMNENTKYYEPSKSSFMMNFRVENLEELLKILKNEGVTVVGDIEEFEYGKFGWILDPDGNKVELWEPVDKAFLE; from the coding sequence ATGAAAAAAAGAGTTACAGGCTTGGGTGGTTTCTTTTATAAAACTAAAAACCCTGATCAAATCAAAGATTGGTACAAAAATCATTTGGGCCTGAATACCGATAAATATGGGTGTACATTTTGGTGGAAAGACGAAAAAGGTAATGACTGCTCTACCCAATGGAGCCCAATGAACGAAAACACCAAATATTATGAGCCTAGCAAATCATCCTTCATGATGAATTTTAGGGTAGAAAATCTAGAAGAACTGTTAAAAATTTTGAAGAATGAAGGTGTTACGGTTGTCGGTGACATTGAGGAGTTTGAATACGGAAAATTCGGATGGATTCTTGACCCCGACGGAAACAAAGTTGAACTCTGGGAACCCGTAGACAAAGCTTTTCTAGAATAG
- a CDS encoding catechol 2,3-dioxygenase-like lactoylglutathione lyase family enzyme, producing MQLGNFSVSLNVKDIKASKTFYENLGFTVFAGELEQNWLILKNGNSTIGLFQGMFEKNILTFNPGWDDNANTLKNFTDVRDLQKELKSKNIEIQTPADENTTGPASIILQDPDGNPILIDQHV from the coding sequence ATGCAACTCGGAAATTTTTCAGTAAGCTTAAATGTAAAAGACATCAAAGCCTCTAAAACTTTTTACGAAAATTTAGGATTCACCGTTTTCGCTGGGGAACTGGAGCAAAATTGGCTTATCTTAAAAAATGGAAATTCTACTATCGGTCTTTTTCAAGGCATGTTCGAAAAAAACATTCTCACTTTTAATCCTGGTTGGGACGATAACGCCAACACCTTGAAAAACTTTACCGATGTTCGTGATCTTCAAAAAGAACTCAAATCAAAGAACATCGAAATACAGACCCCTGCCGACGAAAACACCACAGGACCCGCTAGTATAATTTTACAGGACCCTGACGGAAACCCGATTCTCATCGATCAACATGTTTAA
- a CDS encoding D-3-phosphoglycerate dehydrogenase, with protein sequence MKVLHVDVNHPLIIEQFNELGFENHEDYTSSKEEIEAKIHEYDGLIIRSRFTIDSQFIQKASKLKFIGRLGAGLENIETQYAEANDIYLAAAPEGNRNAVGEHTLGMLLSLFNNLNKADREVRSGIWDREGNRGVELEGKTVGIIGYGNMGKAFAKKLKGFDVEDVICYDIVGGVGDENARQVGILELQQRSQILSLHVPQTESTIGMINTEFIKKFHHPFWLLNTARGKCVVTEDLVAALKSGKILGAGLDVLEYEKTSFENMFKGKDNSQSEKNYLPEAFQYLVQSQNVILSPHVAGWTFESLEKLAQTIVDKVKAKFC encoded by the coding sequence ATGAAAGTATTACATGTTGACGTAAATCACCCGCTTATAATTGAACAATTCAACGAACTTGGTTTTGAAAATCATGAAGATTATACTTCGTCTAAAGAAGAAATTGAAGCTAAAATTCATGAATACGACGGTCTAATCATACGCAGCCGATTCACTATCGATAGCCAGTTTATTCAAAAAGCCAGCAAGCTCAAATTTATAGGAAGGCTCGGTGCAGGACTAGAAAATATTGAAACACAGTATGCCGAGGCCAATGATATCTACTTGGCCGCAGCCCCAGAAGGTAACAGAAATGCCGTAGGGGAGCATACCTTGGGCATGTTACTCTCACTCTTTAACAACCTGAACAAAGCCGATCGAGAAGTACGATCTGGTATTTGGGATCGTGAGGGCAATAGAGGTGTAGAACTAGAGGGCAAGACCGTTGGCATTATTGGCTATGGTAATATGGGCAAGGCTTTTGCCAAAAAACTGAAAGGCTTCGATGTCGAAGATGTTATTTGCTATGATATTGTCGGTGGTGTAGGTGACGAAAATGCGAGACAGGTAGGCATTCTTGAACTACAGCAACGTAGTCAAATACTAAGTTTGCATGTGCCGCAAACGGAAAGCACAATTGGCATGATTAATACTGAGTTTATTAAGAAATTTCATCACCCATTTTGGTTATTGAATACAGCCCGTGGAAAATGTGTAGTTACCGAAGACTTAGTGGCCGCATTAAAATCAGGCAAGATTTTGGGCGCGGGTCTCGATGTACTCGAATACGAAAAAACTTCTTTTGAGAATATGTTCAAGGGCAAGGATAACTCACAGAGTGAAAAAAATTATCTACCAGAAGCTTTTCAATACCTAGTGCAATCTCAAAATGTTATCTTATCGCCACATGTAGCGGGATGGACGTTCGAAAGTTTAGAAAAATTGGCACAAACCATTGTTGACAAAGTGAAAGCTAAATTTTGCTAA
- a CDS encoding magnesium transporter encodes MTPFKLTDELVAEIEQLIESQRNTELVSLMDDVHYADVAEIINELNEDDATYLIKLLESDKTSDVLTELDEDVRESILNNLSAKEIAEELDELDTDDAADIIGELPNDIVQEVISEIEDRDHAKDIVDLLRYDENSAGGLMAKELVKVRENWDVLKCVKEMRAQAENVTRVHSIYVVDNEDKLIGRLSLKDLLTTSTRTHIADVYIPKVDSVNVNEKPEEVAKIMSKYDLEAIPVVDEIGRLVGRITIDDIVDVIREEADKDYQMAAGISQDVEADDSIWQLTRARLPWLFLGLIGGVGAAAIMGGFEEMISKHAILFFFTPLIAAMAGNVGVQSSAIIVQGLANDDLKGSVGSRLIKEMLLALLNGVVLAAILLLFTWFWKGDFLTALAISISLVAVILVAGFIGTFTPLFLHKRGIDPAIATGPFITTSNDIFGILIYFWIAKVVLGI; translated from the coding sequence AAGAAATACCGAGCTGGTGTCTTTGATGGATGATGTGCACTATGCCGATGTTGCTGAAATCATCAATGAGCTAAATGAAGATGACGCAACTTACCTCATCAAACTTCTAGAGAGCGACAAAACTTCAGATGTACTTACGGAACTTGATGAAGATGTAAGGGAATCAATTCTCAACAACCTCTCGGCCAAAGAAATTGCCGAAGAGCTCGACGAGCTCGATACCGATGATGCTGCCGATATTATTGGAGAACTTCCGAACGACATTGTACAAGAAGTAATCTCAGAAATCGAAGACCGTGACCATGCCAAAGATATCGTTGACCTATTGCGTTACGATGAGAACTCTGCCGGTGGCTTAATGGCCAAAGAATTGGTAAAGGTGAGAGAAAATTGGGATGTTTTGAAATGTGTTAAAGAGATGCGGGCCCAGGCCGAAAATGTCACGCGTGTGCACTCTATTTATGTAGTCGACAATGAAGATAAGCTAATAGGCCGGCTTTCATTAAAAGATTTATTGACCACCTCTACCAGAACCCATATTGCTGATGTCTATATACCAAAAGTAGATTCGGTAAATGTGAACGAAAAACCCGAAGAAGTGGCTAAAATAATGTCAAAATACGACTTAGAAGCTATTCCGGTGGTAGATGAAATCGGCCGCTTGGTAGGCCGTATTACTATCGATGATATCGTAGATGTAATTCGAGAAGAGGCCGATAAAGATTACCAAATGGCTGCCGGTATATCTCAAGATGTCGAGGCAGATGATAGTATTTGGCAACTGACCCGTGCCCGATTACCTTGGCTATTTTTGGGTCTGATAGGTGGTGTAGGTGCCGCCGCCATAATGGGCGGTTTTGAAGAGATGATCAGTAAACATGCGATTCTCTTTTTCTTTACTCCCTTAATCGCTGCTATGGCTGGTAATGTTGGTGTGCAATCAAGTGCAATTATCGTACAAGGTTTGGCAAATGATGACCTGAAGGGCAGCGTGGGTAGCCGGTTGATTAAAGAGATGCTTTTAGCACTGTTGAACGGAGTTGTTCTTGCCGCTATTTTACTTTTATTCACTTGGTTTTGGAAAGGTGATTTTTTAACCGCCCTGGCCATTTCCATTTCACTGGTTGCTGTAATTTTGGTAGCCGGTTTTATTGGCACTTTTACACCTTTATTTTTACATAAACGTGGCATCGACCCCGCAATTGCTACCGGCCCGTTTATTACTACAAGCAATGACATTTTCGGTATCTTAATTTATTTTTGGATAGCGAAAGTAGTGTTAGGAATCTAA